In Miscanthus floridulus cultivar M001 chromosome 5, ASM1932011v1, whole genome shotgun sequence, one genomic interval encodes:
- the LOC136452686 gene encoding uncharacterized protein produces the protein MLAYMEPDLQLQFDNSHAVRDMIVALNDMFQTQARTERFNVSKAFAETKLVEGVVVGPHVIKMVGYTQRLEKLGFPIGAELATDFILASLPPSYGNFIANYHMHGAKKGLNELCGMLKTAEADIKKGAGSSHAMAVQNKPKFKKGNSWKKKKGKAKDEISKPNPPAPKARPPADAECFHCHGKGH, from the coding sequence atgcttgcttATATGGAACCAGATCTACAGTTGCAGTTTGACAATAGCCATGCAGTGCGCGATATGATCGTGGCGCTCAATGATATGTTCCAGACTCAAGCCaggactgaaaggttcaatgtctcaaaggcttttgctgaaACCAAGCTAGTAGAGGGCGTAGTagttgggccacatgtgatcaaaatggttggttacactcagaggttggagaagTTAGGCTTCCCAATTGGCGCTGAATtagctactgattttattctCGCATCTCTTCCGCCTAGCTATGGAAATTTCATTGcgaactaccatatgcatggggcgaagaagggcttgaatgaattatgtggcatgcttaaaacagccgaggctgatatcaagaaaggtgctggcagtagccatgcgatggcggtccaaaacaagcctaagtttaagaagggcaattcttggaagaagaaaaagggcaaggctaaagatgagatctctaagccaaacccaccAGCGCCCAAGGCTAGACCACCTGCTGATgctgagtgctttcattgtcatgggaaaggtcactAG